The following are from one region of the Stanieria cyanosphaera PCC 7437 genome:
- a CDS encoding ATP-binding protein, with protein MFTGFNSELVNSQIAPTQASSIYWQHLGAELVYTQDRCGKYLSFWWEGGKELGLNQEQVVGSALEEIFTPIDIQAYYQKILRVIQRRIPEQCYCLFQYQEQFFPFELVISPILPAQGESMSVLVMGHLLKDLEISLLNNGGNLPLYSYHKLLKQISRKIRCSLDLDTIWQETVNSLGSALSVSRCLILSYGSNKKDLKVEAEYLQTGYRSMLGLSLNWKAELYLRQALKSRHPVAVDLLDNDPYQQKSVLVVSTAYNNQENALICLQQCDRYRYWTVAEMELLQDLAEQVGTAIAHAQLYQELEQASFKAEEANRLKSDFLANTSHELRTPLNGIIGFLKLLLEGMADDPEEQQEFIQEAYKSSIHLLNLINDILDIAKIEAGKMELELTEVELDELFQDVDNLIRTQAEQKHLSLQLKLPATLTPVTLCGNYQRLLQVMLNLVGNAIKFTHEGGIVISAEISKKKTYIQEREFPGLVKISVADTGIGVSLEKQDKLFENFFQVDGSRTKSYGGTGLGLAISQKLIEAMGGTISFYSMGEGLGSTVTFTVPLSHLPVIKTVQ; from the coding sequence ATGTTCACTGGATTTAATTCAGAACTTGTTAATAGTCAAATTGCTCCTACGCAAGCAAGCTCAATTTATTGGCAACATTTGGGAGCAGAATTGGTTTATACTCAAGACCGTTGTGGTAAGTATCTTTCTTTTTGGTGGGAAGGAGGCAAAGAGCTTGGATTAAACCAAGAGCAGGTTGTTGGTTCAGCTTTAGAAGAAATTTTTACCCCAATCGATATCCAAGCATACTATCAAAAAATTCTGCGAGTTATTCAAAGACGCATTCCAGAACAATGTTATTGTTTGTTTCAATATCAAGAGCAATTTTTTCCTTTTGAATTGGTTATTAGCCCAATTTTGCCTGCTCAAGGAGAATCGATGTCAGTATTGGTAATGGGACATCTTCTCAAAGATTTGGAAATATCTTTGCTTAACAACGGAGGCAATTTACCGCTTTATAGTTATCATAAACTTCTCAAACAGATCTCTCGCAAGATTCGTTGCAGTCTCGATCTTGATACCATTTGGCAAGAAACAGTTAATAGTCTTGGGAGCGCGCTTTCAGTTAGTCGTTGTTTAATTCTTTCTTATGGTTCTAATAAAAAAGACCTCAAAGTAGAAGCTGAATATCTTCAGACAGGGTATCGTTCTATGTTGGGATTAAGTCTCAATTGGAAAGCAGAACTTTACCTACGACAAGCTCTAAAATCTCGTCATCCTGTCGCTGTAGATTTGTTAGACAATGATCCCTATCAGCAAAAATCAGTTTTGGTAGTTTCCACTGCCTATAATAATCAAGAAAATGCTTTAATTTGTCTGCAACAATGCGATCGCTATCGTTATTGGACTGTGGCAGAAATGGAATTGTTACAAGATCTAGCCGAACAAGTGGGAACTGCGATCGCTCATGCTCAATTGTATCAAGAATTAGAACAAGCTAGTTTTAAGGCTGAAGAAGCAAACCGCCTCAAAAGCGATTTTTTAGCCAACACTTCTCACGAACTTCGTACCCCTCTTAATGGCATCATTGGTTTTCTCAAACTGTTGTTGGAAGGAATGGCAGACGATCCGGAAGAACAACAAGAATTTATTCAAGAAGCCTATAAATCTTCAATTCACCTGCTCAATTTAATTAACGACATCCTCGACATTGCCAAAATTGAAGCAGGGAAAATGGAATTAGAATTAACCGAGGTAGAGTTGGACGAATTATTTCAAGACGTTGACAACCTCATTCGTACTCAAGCAGAACAAAAACATCTCAGTCTGCAACTCAAACTTCCTGCAACTCTTACTCCTGTAACGCTCTGTGGTAATTATCAACGTTTACTTCAGGTAATGTTGAATTTGGTAGGTAATGCGATCAAATTTACCCATGAAGGCGGAATCGTTATTAGTGCCGAAATAAGCAAAAAGAAAACTTATATTCAAGAGCGAGAATTCCCTGGTTTAGTAAAAATCAGTGTTGCCGATACAGGAATTGGCGTATCTTTAGAAAAACAAGATAAATTGTTTGAAAATTTCTTTCAAGTAGATGGTTCTCGAACTAAATCCTACGGTGGTACAGGTTTAGGTTTAGCAATTTCCCAAAAATTGATCGAAGCAATGGGTGGAACAATTTCTTTTT
- the lepA gene encoding translation elongation factor 4, whose protein sequence is MTDVPVSQIRNFSIIAHIDHGKSTLADRMLQQTGTVNAREMKEQFLDNMDLERERGITIKLQAARMNYLAKDGQQYVINLIDTPGHVDFSYEVSRSLAACEGALLVVDSSQGVEAQTLANVYLALENDLEIIPVLNKIDLPGAEPERVAQEIEEVIGLDCSNIIKASAKAGIGIDEILESIVHLVPPPRDTVDQPLRALIFDSYYDSYRGVIVYFRVMDGKVRKGDRVRLMASGKEYEIDELGVLSPNQIQVDELHAGEVGYIAAAIKTVEDARVGDTITLAQKPAKEPLPGYTEAKPMVFCGLFPTDSDQYEDLRDALEKLKLNDAALSYEPETSSAMGFGFRCGFLGLLHMEIVQERLEREYNLELITTAPSVIYRVTTIDGGVIEIDNPSLLPPPQKRLKIEEPYIKIEIVTPENFVGTLMDLCQTRRGVFTDMKYFTQSRTCLIYELPLAEVVTDFFDQLKSRTRGYASMEYSLLGYRENDLVKLDILVNGDGVDALSTIVHRDKAYYVGRALTEKLKELIPRHQFKVPIQAAIGAKIIASEHIPALRKDVLAKCYGGDISRKKKLLQKQAKGKKRMKAIGTVDVPQEAFMAVLKLEQQ, encoded by the coding sequence ATGACCGACGTTCCCGTCTCTCAAATTCGTAACTTCTCTATTATTGCTCACATCGATCACGGTAAATCCACTCTAGCAGATCGGATGCTACAGCAGACTGGTACCGTCAACGCTAGAGAAATGAAAGAGCAATTCCTCGACAATATGGATTTAGAAAGGGAACGGGGAATTACCATTAAGCTACAAGCTGCTAGAATGAATTATCTGGCGAAAGATGGTCAGCAATACGTAATTAACCTAATTGATACTCCTGGTCACGTAGATTTTTCATATGAAGTATCTCGTTCTTTAGCTGCCTGTGAAGGAGCTTTGTTGGTAGTAGATTCTTCTCAAGGAGTAGAGGCTCAAACTTTGGCTAATGTTTATTTGGCTTTAGAAAACGATTTAGAAATTATTCCTGTTTTAAATAAAATTGATTTACCTGGTGCTGAACCAGAACGAGTCGCTCAGGAAATTGAAGAGGTCATTGGTTTAGACTGTAGCAATATTATTAAGGCTTCTGCTAAAGCAGGAATTGGTATTGATGAAATTTTAGAATCGATTGTTCATCTAGTGCCACCGCCCAGGGATACTGTAGACCAGCCTCTACGAGCGTTGATTTTTGACAGTTATTATGATTCTTATCGCGGTGTCATCGTTTATTTCCGAGTCATGGATGGTAAAGTCAGAAAAGGCGATCGCGTTCGCTTAATGGCTTCTGGGAAAGAATACGAAATTGATGAACTTGGTGTACTTTCTCCTAATCAAATTCAAGTAGATGAACTTCATGCAGGGGAAGTAGGATACATTGCTGCTGCAATTAAAACCGTAGAAGATGCACGGGTTGGGGATACGATCACTTTAGCTCAAAAACCAGCCAAAGAACCTTTACCTGGCTACACCGAAGCTAAACCAATGGTTTTCTGTGGTTTATTTCCTACCGATTCGGATCAATACGAAGATTTGAGGGATGCCTTAGAAAAATTAAAACTCAATGACGCAGCCCTTTCCTATGAACCCGAAACTTCCAGTGCCATGGGGTTTGGTTTCCGCTGCGGTTTCTTAGGTTTACTACACATGGAAATCGTTCAAGAAAGATTAGAACGAGAATACAATCTAGAGTTAATTACCACCGCACCATCAGTAATTTATCGTGTGACAACTATCGATGGTGGAGTGATTGAAATTGATAATCCCAGTTTGTTACCACCACCACAAAAACGATTAAAAATTGAAGAACCTTATATCAAGATCGAAATTGTTACACCTGAAAACTTTGTCGGAACTTTGATGGATTTGTGTCAGACTCGGCGCGGTGTCTTTACCGATATGAAATATTTTACTCAAAGCCGTACCTGCTTAATTTATGAGTTGCCTCTAGCAGAAGTAGTAACCGACTTTTTCGATCAGCTTAAATCCCGTACTCGTGGTTATGCCAGCATGGAATATAGTTTGCTTGGTTATCGGGAAAATGATTTAGTTAAATTAGATATCTTGGTTAATGGTGATGGAGTAGATGCTCTTTCTACCATTGTTCATCGTGACAAAGCTTATTATGTAGGTAGGGCTTTAACAGAAAAATTAAAAGAATTAATTCCTCGTCATCAATTCAAAGTCCCAATTCAAGCTGCGATCGGTGCTAAAATCATCGCTAGCGAACATATTCCTGCTTTGCGAAAGGATGTTTTGGCTAAGTGTTACGGTGGCGACATTTCACGGAAAAAGAAACTACTACAAAAGCAAGCTAAAGGTAAAAAACGCATGAAAGCTATTGGTACAGTAGATGTTCCTCAAGAAGCTTTTATGGCTGTTTTAAAATTAGAACAACAATAA